A genomic segment from Actinoplanes sichuanensis encodes:
- a CDS encoding ricin-type beta-trefoil lectin domain protein produces the protein MAPRVVRSFGLSKRRTTIRTLVVSTVITVLASLAHGFPAHAAPDWNLGNTGASQIADLNAQATGLIRNDGLGKCLDDMNGNTANGAPIVSTACSGAATQNWTYQRETDLWDDGTIRSAAAPSKCLTVTSTNGGAAQSIAIGGTLQMMLTEGGQVFAKTGAVGLGGWTKETDYNVSDIAAGSDGTQMIAHNGIYARSNVGADGWVYEGGGWVEDIATNGGVQMYLSSSDKIVYARQGIGDSSGWVTESAAGVKAIAVGSDGTQMIIGSDGAVYARNSIGPASGWVKELAPGAKAIATNGGVQMLIGSDGYVYAKTGIGMGGWIKESTITAADPNFDTAIAAGSDGTQVMRGSDGFVYAKKGVAAGGWTKEVSAPSSPGFGDSLSAGAGGLHAVVGGTGLVLARTGLGTAFTTETDLASEKDSARPVQMYDCHDWDSQHWIFEYHRNGGIQLNNQAANRCLDTPSSSTANNVALWIYTCNGSDAQRFLPPTRPQAPSGPITNTVMSKCAIPASTTAVPAAATAVVLYTCNVGYSTGPLLPWLLNTDGTLTAGGMCLGLNGGETAVADKTLTVVAKCAGTLDQQWVVGWDTAGRARLVNPNSGRCLDVPNSTTVNGTQLWIYTCNNTGAQVWNVPHATRTFVGPVTATPAVLPSGTASDWERQRAMDEAEWARDTRAHLALVLHAGGSNVRQAAAQQLAGPDTALKTPWHSWVDGTWLDGWYNGTSVPLNADIAAAKTADQARAQREAGRRDNFSGYLMSGYGSVPDYDTDVTDFMSADATRRMTSSAVYADLTMPKAEAAAQAKVREIAAAHAAAVPADAWKWNMYSRQAIEGSADEVRRFIQYDGWPTVAPQPGTTEFRVEVESLKTRWAQGDPTNPIDPDEVLIDVEETAWAEWQAELNAQAQPRADIIAAEMQALETLRASAETMHDGLGYAWTARGILWAQDQKTKFPSDWSTVDMTAAPRNLNLIKAKVAGLAEAAKNSATVAQDAANKAVAARDRAYATAVAAGFPVGRGLTYAQQSAQIALAAAASAQATSNAMQTVVAATNATLANSATLLANAGAQAHAARALFLRQSAQDSAARAARLATQAQEQATAAASAAAKVAADKAKIATVEANAKAALARAEAAADDAARQQQIAAKAKATAEAERQKAAAANATAQQQAAIAESKKNEAQAAAGRADADEATALRAEADAAAAESRAYAARKTLDQKMAEAAVADAKAAAAQGSAGADAAEAEARIARSAANAAGVAADNANQAARAAEGAAARARTAATVARAAADRAAADVRKAETAVKQTRAASVKGHALAADAIANARESANFATAARQSAADAKQEAANARQAAIEAKQEAAGALADSAVAIGQAVATGQAAQEAAAAALKVAAPADEAIDLADPWATTDSAAGLAVLSSQAAKTIAEAQANVSAAQAAAASTLAAAAVDAANRAAGDAKLTAQAAADAAVSASKAAASAAAATRSAAQAAADAKATQQASARIDEMDAKAQAALERARNSAAAADADASSAEASADDAERDAAAAREAADDADSDAELADQYANEAEISAASAREAADNAQASADAAQASLNAIEQALASNPQQTGQVTNGGDAVATALDNIYMVPIQTGYSFNPTSDCVGTGGCDVTGIYRSQGYYVYLLASCVTPSADPNVCVNTGSGPQVQLDELMTEPFDVSTEATIHVTQQQMLESTLRALPGILFGEFIGCYKKLTPGDDGGSWLDCGFVVAEIVLPFALKGIALAVKELRIAMVAYNVAGIDAAIGALKVTSINARTFLKLKQAAMAARAKAIFNGWGSCLTGHSFAAGTGVLMADGSVQAIEDVRAGDLVRNAEPGGTVQTHRVTEVHVTATDTEFTELTVTGTDGRRAVLTGTQNHPFYSLNRQAFVDAGHLTPGDLLRTDGAEPVTVVSVRNHTGAMTTYDLSIEGVHTYFVVDGGLRVLVHNTCPVIQGVQRVLGLRSGSWDHITGTDGLKIEDALGGNLYPGHPFIDAYDAASRTGTSIKTVDWRYESANTAGRFKSKIKAKINDLNDGRQFDDGWRNSKDKKRADVDNWVLRVAYPTNPPPGFMEKALELVEYAKARNIQLYLHPIDG, from the coding sequence ATGGCGCCACGCGTCGTGCGATCTTTCGGGCTGTCCAAACGCCGCACCACCATCCGAACCCTGGTCGTCAGCACCGTCATCACGGTGCTGGCCTCGCTCGCTCACGGCTTCCCGGCGCACGCCGCACCGGACTGGAACCTCGGTAACACCGGGGCGTCCCAGATCGCCGACCTCAACGCGCAGGCCACCGGCCTGATCCGCAACGACGGTCTCGGCAAGTGCCTGGACGACATGAACGGCAACACCGCCAACGGTGCTCCGATCGTGTCCACCGCGTGTTCCGGCGCGGCCACCCAGAACTGGACCTACCAGCGCGAGACCGACCTCTGGGACGACGGCACCATCCGCTCGGCCGCCGCGCCCAGCAAGTGCCTGACCGTCACCAGCACCAACGGCGGCGCCGCCCAGTCGATCGCGATCGGCGGCACCCTGCAGATGATGCTGACCGAAGGCGGTCAGGTCTTCGCCAAGACCGGCGCCGTCGGCCTGGGCGGCTGGACGAAGGAGACCGACTACAACGTCTCCGACATCGCCGCCGGCTCGGACGGCACCCAGATGATCGCCCACAACGGCATCTACGCGCGCAGCAACGTCGGCGCCGACGGCTGGGTGTACGAGGGCGGCGGCTGGGTCGAGGACATCGCCACCAACGGTGGCGTCCAGATGTACCTCTCCTCCTCCGACAAGATCGTCTACGCGCGGCAGGGCATCGGCGACTCCTCCGGCTGGGTGACCGAGAGCGCCGCCGGGGTGAAGGCCATCGCGGTCGGCTCGGACGGCACCCAGATGATCATCGGCAGCGACGGCGCCGTCTACGCCCGCAACAGCATCGGCCCGGCGAGCGGCTGGGTGAAGGAACTCGCCCCGGGCGCGAAGGCGATCGCCACCAACGGCGGCGTGCAGATGCTGATCGGCAGCGACGGCTACGTCTACGCCAAGACCGGCATCGGCATGGGCGGCTGGATCAAGGAATCCACCATCACCGCCGCCGACCCGAACTTCGACACCGCCATCGCCGCCGGTTCGGACGGCACCCAGGTGATGCGCGGTTCGGACGGTTTCGTCTACGCCAAGAAGGGCGTGGCCGCGGGCGGCTGGACCAAGGAGGTGTCGGCGCCCTCGTCCCCGGGCTTCGGAGACTCGCTGTCGGCCGGTGCCGGTGGCCTGCACGCCGTGGTCGGCGGCACCGGCCTGGTGCTGGCCCGGACCGGGCTCGGTACCGCGTTCACCACCGAGACCGACCTGGCGAGCGAGAAGGACAGCGCCCGGCCGGTCCAGATGTACGACTGCCACGACTGGGACAGCCAGCACTGGATCTTCGAGTACCACCGCAACGGCGGTATCCAGCTCAACAACCAGGCCGCCAACCGCTGCCTGGACACCCCGAGTTCGTCGACGGCCAACAACGTGGCCCTGTGGATCTACACGTGCAACGGCTCGGACGCGCAGCGGTTCCTCCCGCCGACCCGGCCGCAGGCACCGAGCGGGCCGATCACCAACACGGTGATGAGCAAGTGCGCGATCCCGGCGTCGACCACCGCGGTTCCGGCCGCCGCCACCGCGGTCGTGCTCTACACCTGCAACGTCGGCTACTCCACCGGCCCGCTGCTGCCGTGGCTGCTCAACACCGACGGCACGCTGACCGCCGGCGGCATGTGCCTGGGGCTCAACGGCGGCGAGACGGCGGTCGCCGACAAGACGCTCACCGTGGTGGCCAAGTGCGCGGGCACCCTGGATCAGCAGTGGGTGGTCGGCTGGGACACCGCCGGCCGGGCACGTCTGGTCAACCCGAACTCGGGGCGCTGCCTGGACGTGCCGAACTCGACCACGGTCAACGGCACCCAACTGTGGATCTACACCTGTAACAACACCGGCGCCCAGGTGTGGAACGTGCCGCACGCGACGCGTACCTTCGTCGGCCCGGTCACCGCGACCCCGGCGGTCCTTCCGTCGGGTACCGCGTCCGACTGGGAGCGGCAGCGGGCCATGGACGAGGCCGAGTGGGCCCGGGACACCCGCGCCCACCTGGCCCTGGTCCTGCACGCCGGCGGCAGCAACGTCCGCCAGGCCGCCGCGCAGCAACTGGCCGGCCCGGACACCGCGCTGAAGACGCCCTGGCACTCCTGGGTCGACGGCACCTGGCTGGACGGCTGGTACAACGGCACCAGCGTGCCGCTGAACGCCGACATCGCCGCCGCGAAGACCGCCGACCAGGCCCGCGCCCAGCGGGAGGCGGGCCGCCGGGACAACTTCAGCGGCTACCTGATGTCCGGCTACGGATCGGTGCCGGACTACGACACCGACGTCACCGACTTCATGTCGGCCGACGCCACCCGCCGGATGACCTCCAGTGCCGTCTACGCCGACCTGACCATGCCGAAGGCCGAGGCCGCGGCCCAGGCCAAGGTCCGCGAGATCGCCGCCGCCCACGCCGCCGCCGTCCCGGCCGACGCGTGGAAGTGGAACATGTACTCCCGGCAGGCCATCGAGGGCTCCGCCGACGAGGTGCGCCGGTTCATCCAGTACGACGGCTGGCCGACCGTGGCACCGCAGCCGGGCACCACGGAGTTCCGGGTCGAGGTCGAGTCGCTCAAGACACGCTGGGCGCAGGGCGACCCGACCAACCCGATCGACCCCGACGAAGTGCTGATCGACGTCGAGGAGACCGCCTGGGCCGAGTGGCAGGCCGAGCTCAACGCGCAGGCCCAGCCCCGCGCCGACATCATCGCCGCCGAGATGCAGGCCCTGGAGACGCTGCGGGCCAGTGCCGAGACGATGCACGACGGCCTGGGGTACGCCTGGACCGCCCGCGGCATCCTCTGGGCGCAGGACCAGAAGACGAAGTTCCCGTCCGACTGGTCCACCGTCGACATGACGGCCGCCCCGAGGAACCTGAACCTGATCAAGGCGAAGGTCGCCGGACTGGCCGAGGCCGCGAAGAACTCGGCCACGGTCGCGCAGGACGCCGCGAACAAGGCGGTCGCCGCCCGGGACCGGGCCTACGCCACCGCAGTCGCCGCCGGGTTCCCGGTCGGCCGGGGCCTGACCTACGCACAGCAGTCGGCGCAGATCGCGCTGGCCGCTGCCGCGTCGGCGCAGGCCACCTCGAACGCGATGCAGACCGTGGTCGCGGCCACCAACGCCACCCTGGCCAACTCGGCGACCCTGCTGGCGAACGCCGGTGCCCAGGCGCACGCGGCCCGGGCCCTGTTCCTGCGCCAGTCCGCACAGGACAGTGCCGCCCGTGCGGCCCGGCTGGCGACGCAGGCCCAGGAGCAGGCGACCGCGGCGGCCAGCGCCGCCGCGAAGGTCGCCGCCGACAAGGCGAAGATCGCCACCGTCGAGGCCAACGCCAAGGCGGCACTGGCCCGGGCCGAGGCGGCCGCCGACGACGCGGCCCGGCAGCAGCAGATCGCCGCCAAGGCCAAGGCCACCGCCGAAGCCGAACGGCAGAAGGCGGCCGCCGCGAACGCGACCGCACAGCAGCAGGCCGCGATCGCCGAGTCGAAGAAGAACGAGGCCCAGGCCGCGGCCGGACGGGCGGACGCCGACGAGGCCACCGCACTGCGCGCCGAAGCCGACGCCGCCGCGGCCGAATCCCGCGCGTACGCCGCCCGAAAGACCCTCGACCAGAAGATGGCCGAGGCGGCGGTGGCCGACGCGAAGGCGGCGGCCGCGCAGGGTTCGGCGGGCGCCGACGCCGCCGAGGCGGAGGCCCGGATCGCCCGGTCGGCCGCCAACGCCGCCGGTGTCGCCGCCGACAACGCCAACCAGGCGGCCCGCGCCGCCGAGGGCGCGGCCGCACGGGCCCGGACCGCGGCGACCGTCGCCCGGGCCGCCGCCGACCGGGCCGCGGCCGACGTCCGCAAGGCGGAGACCGCGGTCAAGCAGACCCGGGCCGCGTCGGTGAAGGGCCACGCCCTGGCCGCCGACGCGATCGCGAACGCCCGGGAGTCGGCGAACTTCGCCACCGCGGCCCGGCAGTCGGCCGCCGACGCCAAGCAGGAGGCGGCCAACGCCAGACAGGCCGCGATCGAGGCCAAGCAGGAGGCGGCCGGTGCGCTCGCCGACAGCGCGGTCGCGATCGGCCAGGCGGTGGCGACCGGCCAGGCCGCACAGGAGGCCGCCGCGGCGGCGCTCAAGGTGGCCGCACCCGCCGACGAGGCGATCGACCTGGCCGACCCGTGGGCGACCACCGACTCGGCGGCCGGCCTGGCGGTGCTCAGCTCCCAGGCGGCCAAGACGATCGCCGAGGCCCAGGCCAACGTCTCCGCAGCTCAGGCCGCTGCGGCGTCGACGCTGGCGGCGGCCGCGGTGGACGCCGCGAACCGGGCCGCCGGGGACGCGAAGCTGACCGCGCAGGCGGCGGCGGACGCGGCGGTGTCGGCGTCGAAGGCGGCCGCGTCGGCCGCGGCGGCGACCAGGTCGGCGGCGCAGGCCGCGGCCGACGCCAAGGCGACCCAGCAGGCGTCGGCCCGGATCGACGAGATGGACGCCAAGGCACAGGCCGCTCTGGAGCGGGCCCGGAATTCGGCGGCGGCCGCGGACGCCGACGCGTCGTCGGCGGAGGCGTCGGCCGACGACGCCGAACGGGATGCCGCCGCGGCCCGGGAGGCGGCCGACGACGCCGACTCCGACGCCGAACTGGCCGACCAGTACGCGAACGAGGCGGAGATCTCGGCCGCGTCGGCCCGGGAGGCCGCCGACAACGCCCAGGCGTCGGCGGACGCGGCGCAGGCGTCGCTGAACGCCATCGAACAGGCGCTGGCGAGTAATCCGCAGCAGACCGGCCAGGTCACCAACGGCGGCGACGCGGTCGCGACGGCACTCGACAACATCTACATGGTCCCGATCCAGACCGGCTACAGCTTCAACCCGACCAGCGACTGCGTCGGGACCGGTGGGTGCGACGTGACCGGGATCTACCGGTCCCAGGGCTACTACGTCTACCTGCTGGCCAGCTGTGTCACGCCGAGCGCCGACCCGAACGTCTGCGTCAACACCGGCAGCGGGCCGCAGGTCCAGCTCGACGAGCTGATGACCGAACCGTTCGACGTCTCCACCGAGGCCACGATCCACGTGACCCAGCAGCAGATGCTCGAATCCACGCTGCGCGCTCTGCCGGGCATCCTGTTCGGCGAGTTCATCGGCTGCTACAAGAAGCTCACCCCGGGCGACGACGGTGGCAGCTGGCTCGACTGCGGGTTCGTGGTCGCCGAGATCGTCCTGCCGTTCGCGCTCAAGGGCATCGCGCTCGCGGTCAAGGAACTGCGGATCGCGATGGTGGCGTACAACGTCGCCGGCATCGACGCGGCGATCGGCGCGCTGAAGGTCACCTCGATCAACGCGCGGACGTTCCTGAAACTCAAGCAGGCCGCGATGGCGGCCCGGGCCAAGGCGATCTTCAACGGCTGGGGCTCCTGCCTCACCGGCCACAGTTTCGCGGCCGGCACCGGCGTGCTGATGGCCGACGGCAGCGTCCAGGCGATCGAGGACGTCCGGGCCGGCGACCTGGTCCGCAACGCCGAGCCGGGCGGTACGGTCCAGACCCACCGGGTCACCGAGGTCCACGTCACCGCGACCGACACCGAGTTCACCGAACTGACGGTGACCGGCACCGACGGCCGCCGGGCGGTCCTCACCGGCACCCAGAACCACCCGTTCTACAGCCTGAACCGCCAGGCGTTCGTGGACGCGGGTCACCTGACGCCCGGCGACCTGCTGCGCACCGACGGGGCCGAACCGGTCACCGTGGTGTCGGTCCGCAACCACACCGGCGCGATGACCACCTACGACCTGTCGATCGAGGGCGTGCACACGTACTTCGTCGTCGACGGCGGGTTGCGTGTGCTGGTGCACAACACCTGCCCGGTGATCCAGGGGGTGCAGCGGGTCCTCGGTCTGCGGTCCGGGTCGTGGGACCACATCACCGGCACGGACGGGCTGAAGATCGAGGACGCGCTCGGCGGCAACCTCTACCCCGGCCACCCGTTCATCGACGCCTATGACGCGGCGTCCCGGACCGGTACCAGCATCAAGACCGTCGACTGGCGCTACGAGAGCGCCAACACGGCGGGCAGGTTCAAGTCCAAGATCAAAGCGAAGATCAACGACTTGAACGACGGCCGGCAGTTCGACGACGGCTGGCGCAATTCGAAGGACAAGAAACGAGCCGACGTCGACAACTGGGTGCTGCGCGTCGCGTACCCGACCAACCCGCCGCCGGGCTTCATGGAGAAGGCGCTGGAACTGGTCGAGTACGCCAAGGCCAGGAACATCCAGCTCTACCTGCACCCGATCGACGGCTGA
- a CDS encoding alpha/beta fold hydrolase, translating to MTYCTVDGTRLAYHLAGDGPMMIAHPGGPGVEYSYLRFPQLEKHFTMVYPEPAGTGASDPLPEHATYAGTYADLLHGLIEHLAVPRVYLFGHSHGGVVAQQYALDHPDRVAGLVLYSSTPVTDADFWAAGSRQAAAYPHRHPDVPEAAAAAIALEAPLPAQTDDAATARLSAGLPVYFADFWGRRAEFQPLRDGLRTRLVDFATTAIDHRPRLPEITAPTLVITGRHDFICGPEWARMLHTGIAGSRLVILEDSGHFGHLEEPETFAAEVRRLIFAEEVRGAFRRGDTAEVTRLAEAELARPGSTASEVEARYALSRLALRADDLPRAEKLASAALDVALRAGDRALEERPRHVLAAVARLSGDLDLARERYLASIELNQELGRPETVNSEFYNLAFTELHRGDLELARELFDEVQQRVFRYGYRTFVPYLGIAAAALASVDGDQVRATRMIGFTDSAFAALGQVPDPDDAVELGRARTAAVSALGEERFAFAYADGAVLEPEAVFGRTWSEPRT from the coding sequence ATGACCTACTGCACCGTCGACGGCACGCGGCTGGCGTACCACCTCGCGGGCGACGGCCCGATGATGATCGCCCACCCGGGCGGACCCGGCGTCGAATACTCCTATCTGCGGTTTCCGCAGCTGGAGAAGCATTTCACCATGGTGTATCCGGAACCGGCCGGCACCGGCGCCTCGGACCCGTTGCCGGAACACGCCACCTACGCCGGCACCTACGCCGACCTGCTCCACGGCCTGATCGAACACCTCGCCGTCCCCCGGGTGTACCTTTTCGGTCACTCGCACGGCGGGGTCGTCGCCCAGCAATACGCGCTGGACCACCCGGACCGGGTCGCCGGGCTCGTCCTGTACAGCTCGACCCCGGTCACCGACGCCGACTTCTGGGCCGCCGGAAGCAGACAGGCGGCCGCCTACCCGCACCGTCACCCGGACGTCCCGGAGGCGGCCGCCGCGGCGATCGCGCTGGAGGCGCCGTTGCCGGCGCAGACCGACGACGCCGCGACCGCGCGGTTGAGCGCCGGCCTGCCGGTGTACTTCGCCGACTTCTGGGGGCGGCGCGCCGAGTTCCAGCCGCTGCGCGACGGCCTGCGCACCCGGCTCGTCGACTTCGCGACCACCGCGATCGACCACCGGCCGCGACTACCGGAGATCACCGCGCCGACGCTGGTGATCACCGGCCGGCACGACTTCATCTGCGGGCCGGAATGGGCAAGGATGCTGCACACCGGCATCGCCGGATCCCGCCTGGTGATCCTCGAGGACAGCGGCCATTTCGGTCACCTCGAGGAACCGGAGACGTTCGCCGCCGAGGTCCGGCGGCTGATCTTCGCCGAGGAGGTACGCGGCGCGTTCCGCCGTGGCGACACGGCCGAGGTGACCCGTCTCGCCGAGGCCGAGCTGGCCCGTCCGGGGTCGACCGCGAGCGAGGTCGAGGCACGCTACGCGCTGTCGCGTCTCGCCCTGCGCGCCGACGACCTGCCCCGCGCCGAGAAACTGGCGAGCGCCGCCCTGGACGTCGCGCTGCGCGCCGGTGACCGGGCTCTGGAGGAACGCCCCCGGCACGTGCTGGCCGCGGTGGCCCGCCTCTCCGGCGACCTCGACCTGGCCCGCGAACGCTATCTGGCGAGCATCGAACTCAACCAGGAGCTGGGCCGCCCCGAGACGGTCAACTCGGAGTTCTACAACCTGGCCTTCACCGAGTTGCACCGCGGCGACCTCGAACTCGCCCGGGAACTGTTCGACGAGGTTCAACAGCGCGTCTTCCGGTACGGCTACCGCACCTTCGTCCCCTACCTGGGCATCGCCGCCGCCGCGCTGGCCTCGGTCGACGGCGACCAGGTCCGGGCGACCCGGATGATCGGTTTCACCGACAGTGCCTTCGCCGCCCTGGGTCAGGTACCGGACCCGGACGATGCCGTCGAACTCGGTCGCGCCCGCACCGCCGCCGTCTCGGCCCTGGGCGAGGAGCGGTTCGCGTTCGCCTACGCCGACGGCGCGGTACTCGAACCGGAGGCCGTGTTCGGCCGCACCTGGAGCGAACCACGCACGTAG
- a CDS encoding ferredoxin reductase domain-containing protein yields MDQSYVELARKLRELGWWRDFSAEDAAAGERAVAEGAHPLGGLATLDEEPGERYFDVDGETMAEGGVARVLRRELGPALAGHGVELRFEELNYPDSVETGDYVIAINGRRCVVWTPADWAAGNPWYVSTVRPLAVINDLLAEAGAVSRIYTLYPGSNQGEAWLIDPRIVDVIADSGVIKAEAMPVLPGRR; encoded by the coding sequence ATGGATCAGAGCTACGTGGAACTGGCCCGCAAGCTGCGGGAACTGGGCTGGTGGCGGGACTTCTCGGCGGAGGACGCGGCCGCCGGGGAACGTGCGGTCGCGGAGGGCGCACATCCGCTCGGTGGCCTGGCGACCCTGGACGAGGAGCCCGGCGAGAGGTACTTCGACGTCGACGGGGAGACCATGGCCGAGGGTGGTGTCGCCCGCGTGCTGCGCCGGGAGCTGGGGCCGGCCCTGGCCGGGCACGGTGTGGAGCTGCGGTTCGAGGAGCTGAACTACCCGGACAGTGTGGAGACCGGCGACTACGTCATCGCGATCAACGGCCGGCGTTGCGTGGTGTGGACGCCGGCGGACTGGGCCGCGGGTAACCCGTGGTATGTGTCGACGGTCCGGCCGCTCGCCGTGATCAACGATCTGCTGGCCGAGGCCGGTGCGGTATCCCGGATCTACACGCTCTATCCCGGCAGCAACCAGGGTGAGGCCTGGCTGATCGATCCACGCATCGTCGACGTCATCGCCGACAGTGGCGTGATCAAGGCGGAGGCCATGCCCGTCCTTCCCGGCCGGCGCTGA
- a CDS encoding RNA polymerase sigma factor has translation METELLVRAAQRGDAASLTVLFQAHYVGMRSVALQILGSGPDVDDVCQEAAITALTRIGQLRDPSAVRFWLHAIVRNLCRTRLREARPVPMDLTDLDLPLAVDDPVQRYADRDWVRHALTRLSPVLRPVTMLRYFAERNSYERIAGLCVIPVGTVRSRLSEARRQLSQILPSVRDERHDESAALTTLRRAEAAAILGGSPGAVRGRWAHGAVVCWPDGRRTTGLSSVSEALRRDVLPQRLVDVVAAPDVTVWETTSGTWLLHERGGQVRNVRLAVDV, from the coding sequence ATGGAGACCGAACTGCTCGTCCGGGCCGCTCAGCGTGGGGACGCGGCCAGCCTCACCGTGCTGTTCCAGGCGCACTACGTCGGGATGCGGTCGGTGGCGCTGCAGATCCTGGGTTCCGGGCCGGATGTCGACGACGTCTGCCAGGAGGCGGCGATCACCGCGCTCACCCGGATCGGGCAGCTGCGGGATCCGTCGGCGGTGCGGTTCTGGCTGCACGCGATCGTGCGCAACCTCTGCCGGACACGACTGCGGGAGGCGCGTCCCGTACCGATGGATCTGACCGATCTTGATCTGCCTCTTGCGGTGGATGACCCGGTGCAGCGGTATGCCGACCGGGACTGGGTGCGGCATGCGCTGACGCGGCTGTCGCCGGTCCTGCGGCCGGTGACGATGCTGCGGTATTTCGCCGAGCGCAACTCCTACGAGCGGATCGCCGGGTTGTGCGTGATTCCGGTGGGCACGGTCCGCAGTCGGCTCAGCGAGGCCCGTCGGCAGCTTTCCCAGATCCTTCCGTCGGTACGCGACGAGCGCCACGATGAGTCTGCCGCGTTGACCACGCTGCGCCGGGCCGAGGCGGCGGCGATCCTGGGTGGTTCGCCGGGGGCGGTTCGCGGGCGATGGGCGCACGGTGCGGTGGTGTGCTGGCCGGACGGGCGCCGTACCACCGGATTGTCGTCGGTCTCGGAGGCACTGCGTCGTGACGTGCTCCCGCAGCGGCTGGTCGACGTGGTGGCCGCGCCCGATGTCACCGTGTGGGAGACCACGTCGGGCACCTGGCTGCTGCACGAGCGCGGTGGGCAGGTCCGCAACGTACGTCTCGCCGTCGATGTTTAG